From a single Candidatus Eisenbacteria bacterium genomic region:
- a CDS encoding response regulator — MKDAKKILVIDDDPDFGFFCETVLGARGYRVVASLSGREGITSFRAERPDLVILDLMMEDEETGFRVAREIGRTNGSPPILMITSMPGRVEERRDLPIAGLLAKPIKPETLAEKVGKLLAPGAGI, encoded by the coding sequence ATGAAGGACGCGAAGAAGATCCTCGTTATCGACGACGACCCGGATTTCGGGTTCTTCTGCGAGACCGTGCTCGGAGCGCGGGGCTACCGTGTGGTGGCCTCCTTGAGCGGCCGGGAGGGGATCACATCGTTCCGCGCGGAGCGGCCCGACCTGGTGATCCTCGACTTGATGATGGAGGACGAGGAGACCGGCTTCCGGGTCGCCCGTGAGATCGGTCGTACGAACGGAAGCCCGCCGATCCTGATGATCACCAGCATGCCGGGCCGGGTCGAGGAGCGGCGGGACCTGCCGATCGCCGGGCTGCTCGCCAAACCGATCAAACCGGAGACGCTGGCGGAAAAGGTGGGGAAACTGCTCGCGCCGGGCGCCGGCATTTAG
- a CDS encoding manganese efflux pump gives MRPGIAETLLLAVALAMDAFAVCTAAFCAGRVSGLRSSLRLSFHTGLFQAIMPVLGWLAGRSIAGWVDSWDHWIAFGLLAFVGTRMIREGGGRGESRRGDPSRGWLMITLCLATSIDALAVGFGLALLRGPILFPAVVIGVVTAGIAFVGTRVGCRLGRVFGGRAEIAGGVVLWAIGIRILLAHLLG, from the coding sequence ATGCGCCCGGGCATCGCTGAAACCCTCCTTCTCGCCGTCGCCCTCGCCATGGACGCCTTCGCGGTCTGCACCGCCGCCTTCTGCGCCGGCCGCGTGTCCGGCCTCCGCTCCTCGTTGCGTCTCTCCTTTCACACGGGCCTCTTCCAGGCGATCATGCCCGTGCTCGGCTGGCTCGCCGGTCGGAGCATCGCCGGCTGGGTCGATTCCTGGGACCACTGGATCGCCTTCGGCCTCCTCGCCTTCGTGGGGACGCGGATGATCCGAGAGGGGGGCGGGAGGGGTGAGAGCCGCCGCGGCGATCCTTCTCGGGGTTGGCTCATGATCACCCTCTGTCTCGCCACCAGCATCGACGCCCTGGCGGTCGGTTTCGGGCTCGCCCTGCTGCGCGGCCCGATCCTTTTCCCGGCCGTGGTGATCGGCGTGGTGACCGCCGGGATCGCGTTCGTCGGCACACGCGTCGGCTGCCGCCTCGGCCGCGTCTTCGGGGGGAGGGCGGAGATCGCGGGCGGCGTCGTGCTCTGGGCGATCGGCATTCGGATCCTTCTCGCCCATCTTCTGGGCTGA
- the fbaA gene encoding class II fructose-bisphosphate aldolase, with translation MPVADYRTYVRMLENAYKNRFAYPAINITSMVTINAVLEAFAEKRSDGIIQVSTGGGEFASGLGVKNAAEGAIALAEYAHRAAEKYDIYVALHTDHCQKEKVDPFLVPLIEETERRRAAGLPNLFNSHMFDGSALPLGENMETAVALLRRCHDSEIILEVEAGVVGGEEDGVAHEGPKEKLYTTPEDMLEVYRRLGEVKGARYMFAATFGNVHGVYKPGNVKLRPKILREGQEALRKAHGDDVHFWLVFHGGSGSSPEEIHETLEYGVIKMNVDTDTQYAFTRPIVDHMMKNYDGVLKTDGEVGNKKAYDPRAYLKKGERGMAERVMRAVDDLRAAGTTLFGG, from the coding sequence ATGCCAGTCGCCGATTATCGCACTTACGTTCGGATGTTGGAGAACGCCTACAAGAACCGTTTCGCTTATCCGGCCATCAACATCACTTCCATGGTCACCATCAACGCCGTGCTCGAAGCCTTCGCCGAGAAACGGAGCGATGGGATCATTCAGGTCTCCACGGGCGGCGGCGAGTTCGCCTCCGGGCTGGGCGTGAAGAACGCCGCCGAGGGAGCGATCGCCCTGGCGGAGTACGCCCACCGCGCCGCCGAGAAGTACGACATCTACGTGGCGCTCCACACGGACCACTGCCAGAAGGAGAAGGTGGATCCCTTCCTGGTTCCCCTCATCGAGGAGACGGAGCGCCGCCGCGCCGCGGGGCTGCCGAATCTCTTCAACAGTCATATGTTTGACGGCTCGGCGCTTCCGCTGGGCGAGAACATGGAAACCGCCGTGGCGCTGCTGCGGCGCTGCCACGACTCGGAGATCATCCTCGAGGTGGAGGCGGGAGTCGTGGGGGGCGAGGAAGACGGCGTCGCCCACGAAGGCCCGAAGGAGAAGCTCTACACCACGCCCGAGGACATGCTCGAGGTGTATCGCCGCCTCGGCGAGGTGAAGGGGGCGCGCTACATGTTCGCCGCCACCTTCGGCAACGTGCACGGCGTGTACAAACCCGGAAACGTGAAGCTCCGCCCGAAAATCCTCCGGGAGGGGCAGGAGGCGCTCCGCAAGGCCCACGGCGACGACGTCCATTTCTGGCTCGTCTTCCACGGCGGCTCCGGGTCGAGTCCGGAAGAGATCCACGAAACCCTCGAATACGGCGTGATCAAGATGAACGTGGACACCGACACCCAGTACGCTTTCACCCGGCCGATCGTGGACCACATGATGAAGAACTACGACGGCGTCCTGAAGACCGACGGCGAGGTGGGAAACAAGAAGGCGTACGATCCCCGCGCCTACCTGAAGAAGGGAGAGCGGGGCATGGCCGAGAGGGTCATGCGGGCGGTGGACGATCTGCGGGCGGCCGGGACGACCCTCTTCGGCGGGTAG
- a CDS encoding iron-containing alcohol dehydrogenase, translating to MKNFTYHNPVRILFGRGTIPKIAEWIPPEKRVLVIYGGGSIKKNGVYDQVASALDGRGWSAFGGIEPNPLYETCMEAVETGRREKAEFLLAVGGGSVWDAVKFIAAAIPFDAGDPWTIVSEHAPVREAIPFGGVLTLAATGSEMNSGSVISRRSTGEKIPWGSPLVFPRFSILDPETTFSLPERQTANGIVDAYVHVLEQYLTYDVNAPLQGRQAEAILHTLIEEAPKVRANPRDYDARANLMWAATQALNGLIGVGVASDWATHLIGHELTALHGLDHGRSLAVVMPAMLRLRKEAKRGKLLLYARRVWGIDGDDEDRAVNEAIERTEHFFRDVGCPTRLADYGIDPEGWAPIPARVEARWGRIGEHRDIGREEVEEILRLASGTAARGKA from the coding sequence ATGAAAAATTTTACGTATCATAATCCGGTGCGGATCCTCTTCGGCAGGGGAACCATCCCCAAGATCGCCGAGTGGATCCCGCCGGAAAAGCGCGTGCTCGTAATCTACGGAGGCGGTTCGATCAAGAAAAACGGCGTCTACGACCAGGTGGCCTCCGCCCTCGATGGACGCGGCTGGAGCGCCTTCGGCGGGATCGAGCCGAACCCGCTCTACGAGACGTGCATGGAAGCCGTCGAGACGGGTCGCCGGGAGAAGGCCGAATTCCTGCTGGCGGTGGGAGGCGGTTCGGTTTGGGACGCCGTGAAGTTCATCGCCGCCGCGATCCCCTTCGACGCCGGAGACCCGTGGACGATCGTGAGCGAGCACGCGCCGGTACGCGAGGCGATCCCCTTCGGAGGCGTGCTGACCCTCGCGGCGACCGGCTCGGAGATGAACTCCGGCTCCGTGATCAGTCGCCGCTCCACGGGGGAGAAGATTCCATGGGGAAGCCCGCTCGTCTTCCCCCGTTTCTCCATCCTCGATCCGGAAACCACGTTCTCGCTACCGGAGCGGCAAACCGCCAACGGGATCGTGGACGCCTACGTTCATGTGCTCGAACAGTATTTGACCTACGATGTAAACGCGCCGCTCCAGGGCCGGCAGGCGGAAGCGATCCTGCACACGTTGATCGAAGAGGCGCCCAAGGTCCGCGCGAACCCGCGGGATTACGACGCCCGGGCGAACCTGATGTGGGCGGCCACGCAGGCGTTGAACGGACTGATCGGCGTCGGCGTGGCGTCGGACTGGGCGACCCACCTGATCGGCCACGAGCTGACCGCCCTCCACGGCCTCGATCACGGGCGCTCGCTGGCGGTGGTGATGCCGGCGATGCTCCGGCTTCGGAAGGAAGCGAAACGGGGAAAGCTGCTCCTCTACGCCCGCCGCGTGTGGGGAATCGACGGCGACGACGAGGATCGAGCCGTGAACGAGGCGATCGAGAGGACGGAGCATTTCTTCCGCGATGTCGGCTGTCCCACCCGGCTCGCCGATTACGGCATCGATCCGGAGGGTTGGGCGCCGATCCCCGCGCGGGTCGAGGCGCGTTGGGGACGGATCGGCGAACACCGCGACATCGGCCGGGAAGAGGTGGAGGAGATTCTCCGCCTCGCTTCCGGAACGGCCGCGCGCGGGAAGGCATGA
- a CDS encoding redoxin domain-containing protein, with translation MARVIAGAAAADFTLDSADGERFRLSDLLARSAVVLILNRGFLCPFCKRHMIRLRRAYPEFVRRGAEILVIAPERPEDFRRHWVHLKLPFPGLPDPARIVLDRYGQSASLLSLGRLPAQFVIARSGEVLFARYGRTMADIAPNRDLLEALDRSATG, from the coding sequence ATGGCGCGCGTCATCGCGGGCGCGGCGGCGGCCGATTTCACTCTCGATAGCGCCGACGGGGAACGCTTCCGTCTCTCCGATCTGCTCGCCCGGAGCGCCGTGGTGCTCATCCTGAACCGCGGGTTTCTCTGTCCCTTCTGTAAAAGGCACATGATCCGCCTCCGCCGCGCCTATCCGGAATTCGTCCGGCGAGGCGCGGAGATCCTGGTCATCGCTCCCGAGCGTCCCGAAGACTTCCGGCGCCATTGGGTCCATCTGAAGCTACCTTTTCCGGGGCTTCCCGATCCGGCACGTATCGTTTTGGATCGGTATGGTCAAAGTGCAAGTCTTCTCTCCCTCGGCCGTCTCCCCGCTCAGTTCGTGATCGCCCGCTCCGGCGAGGTGCTCTTCGCCCGGTACGGCCGCACCATGGCGGACATCGCGCCGAACCGGGATCTTCTCGAAGCCCTGGATCGATCGGCGACGGGATGA
- a CDS encoding YkgJ family cysteine cluster protein, with translation MSVRDSTGERSFRCRRCGACCRRPGYVLLDRADRERLAAALGLDEAVFLARYARVASNRAQLSLIEKEDGSCVFLEGDRCAVYEARPRQCRDYPRLWRTDDDCPGWGG, from the coding sequence ATGAGCGTCAGGGATTCTACCGGAGAGCGCTCCTTCCGGTGCCGCCGCTGCGGCGCCTGCTGCCGGCGCCCCGGCTACGTCCTGCTCGACCGTGCGGATCGCGAGCGCCTCGCGGCCGCCCTCGGACTGGACGAGGCGGTTTTCCTCGCACGCTACGCGCGCGTCGCCTCCAACCGGGCCCAGCTCAGCCTGATCGAAAAAGAGGACGGGTCCTGCGTGTTCCTGGAAGGAGACCGGTGCGCGGTGTACGAGGCGAGGCCGCGCCAGTGCCGCGATTATCCGCGTCTATGGAGGACCGATGACGACTGCCCGGGTTGGGGTGGTTAG
- a CDS encoding sigma-70 family RNA polymerase sigma factor, with translation MGQAMEPMDLALVGQVLEGDVQAFNRLVARWERGIYCFVYRVVGHEEDARDLVQETMIRVYQGLDRLKDPAKFPSWLFRIAHNVCLDKLRSGKNRSMISKETLVENGMERILEERIDRFQGLPDPDEALYRRELSEILGQALMTLSEEQRTALVMREYHGYTSREIADILGIPVGTVRSRIFHGLRNLERVLRRLRAEEGR, from the coding sequence TTGGGCCAAGCCATGGAGCCGATGGATCTGGCCCTTGTGGGACAGGTCCTGGAAGGGGACGTACAAGCCTTCAACCGGCTGGTCGCTCGATGGGAACGGGGCATTTACTGCTTCGTCTACCGTGTGGTCGGGCACGAGGAGGACGCCCGCGATCTGGTCCAGGAGACCATGATCCGGGTCTATCAAGGGCTGGACCGCCTGAAGGATCCGGCCAAGTTCCCCTCCTGGCTGTTTCGGATCGCGCACAACGTCTGTCTCGACAAGCTGAGGAGCGGGAAGAACCGCTCCATGATCTCCAAGGAAACGCTCGTCGAGAACGGTATGGAGCGGATCCTGGAGGAGAGGATCGACCGGTTTCAAGGGCTGCCCGATCCGGACGAGGCGCTCTACAGGCGGGAGCTGTCGGAAATCCTCGGGCAGGCGTTGATGACGCTGTCGGAGGAGCAGAGAACGGCGCTCGTGATGCGCGAGTACCACGGATACACCAGCCGGGAGATCGCCGACATCCTCGGCATCCCGGTCGGCACGGTCCGATCCAGGATATTTCACGGTCTTCGGAACCTCGAACGGGTGCTTCGCAGGTTGCGTGCCGAGGAAGGACGGTAG